In Dyadobacter sp. NIV53, a single window of DNA contains:
- a CDS encoding T9SS type A sorting domain-containing protein — MKTNLPLTVSVSIKLCFYNNYALILALLLLSSNSFGQEYLRVYAVSQTHSSVPITGTSHVSDPGQAIGGNPDDYSTLSFPLTSALGSNCYQQLTFPASVEKAPAATDPIHVKIGVSGGLLAAASSVELQAYNEDIPVGSAVNVASLLALLSGDAIYDFVIPAPGESFNSVRITTRTLLSVVGPSVRIYEGYINKTPAGDIACNQAADVIHGFTSDVASTLNLITDPKNAVDNNDGTFALLSSALSVGSKTYLTSILNSVVPAGDNIRVVAQLQTGVLDATAIANGILIQTTLGNGPSTIVSSSASLINVKLLGGSAGNPLVEFVIPSTVAFDRIEISLGDGLLNAVSAVKVYEIGSAIKAPVVTTANVTIYSGKTASLSAVASTGDGLLWTPSGATTSPFTTPVLSANTSYQVQAVRPGCSNKSAGATANITVLPLPVQNVLPGGSKDKLYTSTNVIVSNPGGRNLVFTSSDLTAKTGLQLSPSGIVSGTPFTNGTFDIHVNIVDSGPGTSLGDVVTFTYSITIADPLPVSLISFMVKPEAQTAILSWSTSAETNSEGFQIERSKDGKSWIRIGNVNSNHESTSIQHYFFSDTDPVDGENLYRLKMIDYDGTYAYSHIESLNFSLHNQIKLYPNPIINSQDLKITLNDWSQVKSVKITSATGKTVFNSKLSQSNSIPTDQLISGLYIVQVIFYNQKIDTGRFIKL, encoded by the coding sequence ATGAAAACCAACCTGCCTCTTACTGTTTCAGTTAGTATCAAGCTGTGCTTTTATAATAATTATGCTTTGATCCTGGCTTTGTTATTGTTATCATCCAATTCTTTTGGACAAGAATATTTAAGGGTCTATGCGGTTTCACAAACCCATTCATCAGTACCTATTACAGGAACTTCACATGTCTCTGATCCGGGCCAGGCAATTGGAGGAAATCCTGATGATTACAGTACATTGTCTTTTCCGTTAACTTCTGCCTTAGGAAGTAACTGTTATCAGCAACTGACATTTCCTGCCAGTGTTGAAAAGGCCCCCGCTGCAACTGACCCTATACATGTAAAAATAGGCGTTAGCGGTGGTTTACTTGCTGCTGCAAGCAGTGTTGAATTGCAGGCTTATAACGAAGATATCCCCGTTGGGTCAGCTGTTAATGTTGCTTCATTACTGGCCCTTCTTTCCGGAGATGCAATTTATGATTTTGTTATACCTGCGCCGGGCGAATCATTTAATTCGGTCAGAATAACAACAAGGACACTTTTATCTGTTGTTGGCCCATCTGTCAGAATATATGAAGGATATATCAATAAAACGCCCGCAGGAGATATTGCTTGTAACCAGGCAGCGGACGTAATTCATGGATTTACTTCTGATGTGGCAAGCACACTTAATTTAATCACGGATCCAAAAAATGCTGTAGATAACAATGATGGGACCTTTGCACTTCTAAGTTCTGCTTTAAGCGTCGGTTCTAAAACATATCTGACCAGCATTTTAAATTCTGTTGTTCCAGCAGGAGATAATATCAGGGTTGTTGCCCAGCTCCAGACCGGTGTATTAGATGCTACAGCAATAGCTAATGGTATACTTATACAAACCACATTAGGAAACGGCCCTTCAACCATTGTCAGCAGTTCTGCCTCATTAATCAATGTTAAACTTCTTGGCGGATCAGCAGGAAATCCTTTGGTGGAGTTCGTAATTCCTTCAACCGTAGCTTTTGACAGGATTGAAATTTCATTAGGCGATGGACTTTTAAATGCTGTATCTGCGGTAAAAGTTTACGAAATAGGCTCAGCGATAAAAGCCCCTGTTGTTACAACTGCTAATGTGACTATTTATAGTGGAAAAACAGCGTCGTTATCCGCAGTGGCCAGTACTGGTGACGGACTGTTATGGACACCTTCCGGCGCTACAACCAGTCCGTTTACTACTCCGGTACTTTCAGCAAATACTTCCTATCAGGTTCAGGCAGTGAGACCAGGCTGCAGCAATAAATCTGCTGGTGCTACTGCAAATATTACTGTTCTGCCCCTGCCCGTTCAGAATGTATTGCCGGGGGGAAGTAAAGACAAACTGTACACTTCAACAAATGTAATAGTTTCTAATCCGGGGGGACGGAATCTTGTTTTTACATCATCAGATTTAACAGCGAAAACCGGCTTACAGCTTTCACCATCGGGCATTGTTTCGGGAACCCCCTTTACCAATGGCACATTTGATATTCATGTTAATATTGTAGATTCAGGCCCTGGAACTTCATTGGGTGATGTTGTAACCTTCACTTATTCAATTACAATTGCCGACCCACTTCCAGTAAGCTTAATCAGTTTCATGGTAAAACCAGAGGCACAGACAGCAATTCTAAGCTGGTCCACATCAGCCGAAACAAATAGCGAGGGCTTCCAAATTGAACGCAGCAAAGACGGCAAATCCTGGATCAGAATTGGAAACGTGAATTCAAATCATGAAAGCACTTCCATACAGCATTACTTTTTCAGCGATACTGATCCTGTCGATGGTGAAAATCTTTACCGTTTAAAGATGATAGATTATGACGGCACGTATGCATACAGCCATATAGAAAGTCTGAATTTTAGTCTGCACAATCAGATAAAGCTATATCCAAACCCGATTATAAATTCGCAGGATCTGAAAATTACGCTGAATGACTGGAGTCAGGTAAAATCTGTCAAAATAACCAGTGCAACAGGCAAAACTGTTTTTAATTCAAAATTATCACAATCAAACAGTATACCGACTGATCAGTTAATATCCGGTTTATATATTGTGCAGGTTATTTTCTATAACCAGAAAATAGATACCGGCAGATTCATAAAATTATAA